In a single window of the Arachis hypogaea cultivar Tifrunner chromosome 6, arahy.Tifrunner.gnm2.J5K5, whole genome shotgun sequence genome:
- the LOC112755646 gene encoding uncharacterized protein — translation MLSSRLPRLGPWIAKRLFTRNYASIYRGRYNQSTRNRFLQPPAVQFQQLSLNKLYNGAMIGKHNFLSTTSNEGNEQKETISVTFVDKDGEEQHIRVPVGMSMLEAAHENDIELEGACEGSLACSTCHVIVMDVEYYNKLEDPTDEENDMLDLAFGLSETSRLGCQVIAKPELDGIRLAIPAATRNFAVDGYVPKPH, via the exons ATGCTAAGTTCAAGACTTCCAAGACTTGGACCATGGATCGCCAAGCGCCTCTTCACAA GGAATTATGCATCCATTTATAGAGGAAGATACAATCAAAGCACCAGAAACCGTTTCCTGCAACCTCCGGCA gtACAGTTTCAACAACTTTCTCTTAATAAGTTATACAATGGAGCTATGATTGGAAAACATAATTTCCTATCAACAACTAGCAATGAAGGGAATGAACAAAAGGAAAC GATATCTGTGACGTTTGTTGATAAGGATGGGGAGGAACAACATATTCGAGTCCCTGTTGGAATGTCCATGCTAGAAGCTGCACATGAAAATGACATTGAACTAGAAG GGGCATGCGAGGGCTCACTTGCATGTTCAACTTGCCATGTTATAGTCatg GATGTAGAATATTACAACAAATTGGAAGATCCAACTGATGAGGAAAATGATATGTTGGACCTAGCTTTTGGCCTTTCCGAAAC TTCACGTTTGGGTTGCCAAGTGATTGCTAAGCCTGAACTCGACGGGATTCGATTAGCTATTCCAGCTGCCACGCGGAACTTTGCAGTCGATGGTTACGTGCCGAAGCCACACTAA